Proteins encoded together in one Porites lutea chromosome 2, jaPorLute2.1, whole genome shotgun sequence window:
- the LOC140925606 gene encoding uncharacterized protein, which yields MPNQNLSEPDKQYDLRVTGPFKIGRSPLCNLTVSDSHVSKVHCSLKTSNQTELDLSVCPQVKVLITDHSSNGTWIVSEASNEKTRLQKEMPTQLNEGDLILLTRSTDTNHNVIAYKYLQSPFPRVMKSIYRPAEYLNQGTEDLHQSKKINVVICEETEKPIASVNEDHSESEAVVLNKTLTEECLHNDEPLTKKCMECGDLKHTGKGIEIHTQNFGGLNNHGNVGNTTTTYKPAHLDQSVSSLKQDDKKSPNLKRKSESGDDFVLMRKVRFKEQIEEHFEQPESYIGSPFKNGDE from the exons ATGCCAAACCAAAATCTTTCTGAACCAGATAAACAATATGATCTGCGAGTAACTGGACCATTCAAGATCGGTCGATCTCCGCTTTGTAACTTAACAGTAAGCGACAGTCATGTTAGCAAAGTTCACTGTAGCTTAAAAACCAGCAACCAGACTGAGCTTGATTTGAG TGTTTGTCCACAAGTGAAAGTCCTTATTACAGACCACAGCTCAAATGGGACGTGGATTGTCTCTGAAGCTAGCAATGAAAAAACAAGACTACAGAAGGAAATGCCCACTCAACTGAATGAAGGAGACCTTATTTTGCTGACTCGTTCCACTGATACAAACCATAATGTCATTGCCTATAAGTATCTTCAGTCTCCATTCCCACGAGTTATGAAAAGCATTTACAGACCAGCAGAATACTTAAATCAAGGAACTGAGGATTTGCATCAAAGTAAGAAAATAAACGTTGTAATCTGtgaggaaacagaaaaacctaTTGCAAGTGTAAACGAGGATCATAGTGAGTCAGAAGCTGTGGTTTTAAACAAGACTCTGACTGAAGAGTGTTTGCATAATGATGAACCTTTGACCAAGAAATGTATGGAATGTGGCGATCTCAAACATACAGGCAAAGGCATCGAGATTCATACACAGAACTTTGGAGGTTTAAACAATCATGGAAATGTAGGCAACACCACTACTACTTATAAACCAGCCCATTTAGATCAAAGTGTTTCAAGTCTAAAACAAGACGACAAAAAGTCTCccaatttaaaaaggaaaagcgAATCTGGTGATGACTTTGTTTTGATGAGGAAGGTGAGGTTTAAGGAGCAAATAGAAGAGCATTTTGAGCAACCAGAATCTTACATTGGAAGCCCTTTTAAAAATGGAGACGA gtga
- the LOC140925607 gene encoding uncharacterized protein, which produces MEVTEKHDSLCMNVEHRGSASGSEGLADDIKSEDNCVENLENHVEDIITGHRDSYIGFDIIGKGCTTPLTTSQQKSYTSDNGIQKIFAKDEVKPCATSSLAMKATSHCDQLPSESPSESGKEKHDSPCAVGIPILFSASSPTRPPGNEVDDILYGSCVQCGKRIPQVTISLHEAVCEGLSQEAKSQDRVSLSSLQLESCLRGDHVRIFDAGNAERKDDSGVQDDIECIEENEQLNETNGQTDNKSDNPDEKVSKVSEESGSETYSSFPHTCESKEDLGNCLWSKINDKRADTSCTSGNIEGNINIKETFSGSIEQNEQKGSLESGPVLVSLDRSQPTLEKEESKERCTFCAGLFPVAELVIHVSTCPNTSAMASTDSEDPDGVKEACPYCANFLDVLALVEHVDQCKNLSMIKAVEISREDCSQSSLSDPGSDCSSRSEDDSPMGDKELCPKCEREFSLLELLSHAVECLGAVRKTGSGLESLRTDTREHINSDDVLDRKRKSVINVRDCFNNEDKIIENHKSIEEKCDKKNSDSSVIIRPDNKDIDEDASKLSRGGDDEDRAYSDEVRLVKEDDDITHGDDVGGLIDDEHYIGRDGKDKAEDGDDTDDFARGHHDVRLGDDESSAYIEDECVSSEDPSGDGEHLLAMETSEDDADLDQFEICPKCRKLFHLSLLVEHAAKCSVVSLDVQTTGETKTEFSNSTTPSESPTAAPIVFSDCSVCGVRLPVHMMGIHYPRCKKRRASKKGSECSSQSPESDPADFPGHAGVRIDNLSCRVTVEDEKDEAHPGCKSGEWPSSIVTKVISSTGSSEREADKVEGISLKRTFSSLDSYHDCEEQCIYCFKMFAVSVLVEHVEACSSLELSQASSTEELEQCCYCLQTFPLSALINHAQNCDQKAISGSQEGSRDGVLSGSQSLTTELIERCMYCFKDFPVSKLIRHAQKCDGDMSGPRERFHGFLPSIHDLSAISSVAILNDTQRAALQYVITRSAKESKKVSSGLLARVQRLGYSENDLKRTLQWVRSAAPIIIHINLDKVLQFLVKDTHYRNQFETGTSGGSTDLKARRSWEDRIFNNHYKRSSPSERVKYGVLNIVGDPLGVRSCINYGDSFLQLKKVRLRTTFASMDTSGSGVKLSCCEHYENVMYAYSDPEITAIIDVATGKVPFRRSDCISHYKEVQIHGPVSLSENVECIVVNARHQADTRIGSLLDLFVERNKCNLIWMDPDDLTGLVPTPHGAFGHHLSAGSLSGSLGRRRSLGRTTTRKRRKR; this is translated from the exons ATGGAAGTCACAGAGAAACATGATTCTTTGTGTATGAATGTTGAACATCGTGGCAGTGCAAGTGGTTCCGAAGGATTAGCAGACGACATTAAAAGTGAAGACAATTGCGTGGAAAACCTTGAAAACCATGTGGAAGATATAATTACTGGCCATAGAGATAGTTATATTGGCTTCGATATTATTGGCAAAGGGTGTACCACTCCGCTGACAACCTCCCAACAAAAATCTTATACCAGTGATAACGGAATACAGAAAATATTTGCTAAAGATGAAGTCAAACCCTGTGCCACCAGTTCACTGGCAATGAAAGCGACAAGCCACTGTGACCAGTTACCTTCTGAAAGCCCATCAGAGTCAGGAAAAGAGAAACACGATTCTCCGTGTGCAGTTGGCATTCCCATCTTGTTCTCAGCGTCCTCTCCAACTCGGccccctgggaacgaggttgatgaCATTCTATATGGTAGTTGCGTTCAGTGTGGTAAGAGGATACCACAAGTTACCATTTCCTTACATGAAGCAGTTTGTGAAGGCCTCAGTCAGGAGGCTAAAAGTCAAGATCGTGTGTCATTATCATCGCTTCAACTTGAAAGTTGTTTGCGTGGAGATCATGTGAGGATTTTCGATGCTGGAAACGCTGAGAGAAAGGATGACAGTGGTGTTCAAGACGACATTGAATGCATTGAGGAAAACGAGCAGCTGAATGAGACAAATGGGCAAACTGATAACAAAAGTGATAATCCTGACGAAAAAGTGAGTAAAGTAAGCGAGGAGAGCGGTAGTGAAACTTACAGCTCTTTTCCACATACCTGTGAGTCTAAAGAGGATTTAGGTAATTGTCTTTGGTCTAAGATCAACGACAAACGCGCTGATACAAGCTGCACATCCGGAAACATCGAAGGAAATATTAATATCAAAGAAACATTTTCAGGTTCAATAGAACAGAATGAGCAAAAGGGGTCCCTTGAAAGCGGCCCTGTATTAGTTTCACTTGATCGAAGTCAACCCACACTTGAGAAAGAAGAATCCAAAGAAAGATGCACGTTCTGCGCAGGTTTATTTCCTGTAGCGGAACTCGTTATCCACGTTTCAACTTGCCCTAATACTAGCGCCATGGCAAGTACCGATTCAGAGGACCCAGACGGTGTGAAAGAAGCCTGTCCTTATTGTGCAAATTTCCTTGATGTTTTAGCTCTTGTAGAACATGTTGACCAATGTAAGAACCTGTCAATGATAAAGGCTGTTGAAATATCGCGGGAAGATTGCTCCCAATCTTCTCTCTCTGACCCGGGCTCTGATTGTTCGTCCAGAAGCGAGGACGATTCTCCGATGGGGGATAAAGAGCTCTGTCCAAAATGCGAACGAGAATTTAGCTTGTTAGAACTATTAAGCCACGCTGTTGAATGTCTAGGGGCAGTGCGTAAAACTGGTTCTGGCTTAGAATCTCTGCGAACAGATACTCGGGAACATATTAATAGTGACGATGTTCTTGATCGTAAAAGAAAAAGTGTGATAAACGTCCGGGATTGTTTTAATAATGAAGACAAAATTATCGAAAACCATAAGTCTATTGAAGAGAAATGTGATAAGAAAAACAGCGACAGTAGTGTAATCATCAGACCAGATAATAAAGATATCGATGAAGACGCTTCTAAGCTTAGTAGAGGGGGAGATGATGAAGATAGAGCTTATAGTGATGAAGTTAGACTTGTAAAAGAGGATGATGACATCACACATGGTGATGATGTCGGTGGTCTTATCGATGACGAACACTACATCGGCAGAGATGGTAAGGATAAAGCTGAAGATGGTGATGATACTGATGACTTCGCCCGCGGTCACCATGACGTCCGTCTCGGTGACGACGAAAGCAGTGCCTACATAGAAGACGAATGTGTTTCCTCTGAGGATCCTTCGGGTGATGGTGAACATCTCCTTGCAATGGAAACCAGCGAAGATGACGCTGATCTTGATCAATTTGAAATCTGCCCGAAGTGTCGTAAGCTATTTCATCTGTCTTTGTTGGTCGAACATGCAGCTAAATGTAGCGTAGTTTCACTAGACGTGCAAACAACCGGGGAGACAAAGACAGAATTTTCTAACTCAACCACCCCATCTGAGTCCCCTACAGCAGCTCCAATTGTTTTCAGTGACTGCAGCGTCTGTGGAGTACGGTTGCCCGTGCACATGATGGGTATTCATTATCCCAGGTGTAAGAAGCGCCGTGCGTCAAAGAAGGGGAGTGAATGCTCCAGCCAGTCTCCTGAAAGTGACCCTGCAGATTTTCCGGGGCATGCAGGTGTCCGCATTGACAATCTAAGCTGCAGAGTAACGGTCGAGGATGAAAAGGATGAGGCACACCCAGGATGTAAATCCGGAGAATGGCCATCATCAATTGTGACTAAAGTGATTAGCTCTACTGGTAGTAGCGAGAGAGAGGCAGATAAAGTGGAAGGAATTAGCTTAAAAAGGACATTTTCCTCGCTGGATTCGTATCACGACTGCGAAGAACAGTGCATCTActgctttaaaatgtttgctGTCAGTGTCCTTGTAGAACATGTAGAAGCCTGT TCAAGTCTTGAACTTTCGCAGGCTTCATCCACAGAGGAACTGGAGCAGTGTTGTTATTGTCTACAGACGTTTCCGTTAAGTGCGCTTATCAACCATGCACAGAACTGTGATCAAAAAGCAATCTCTGGCAGCCAG GAGGGTTCACGAGATGGAGTCTTATCTGGCAGCCAGTCATTGACCACAGAATTAATTGAGAGATGTATGTATTGTTTCAAAGACTTTCCAGTCAGCAAGCTGATCCGCCACGCACAGAAATGTGATGGCGACATGTCAGGACCTAGAGAGAGGTTTCATGGTTTCTTGCCCTCTATCCATGAT TTGAGTGCTATTTCATCAGTCGCCATATTAAATGACACTCAACGAGCCGCTTTACAGTACGTCATCACCCGCTCAGCTAAAGAATCCAAGAAAGTTTCCTCTGGTTTACTTGCACGTGTTCAACGCCTGGGTTACAGTGAGAACGACTTAAAAAG GACCTTACAATGGGTACGGAGTGCAGCTCCTATCATCATCCACATCAACCTTGACAAAGTTCTGCAGTTTCTAGTTAAAGACACGCATTATCGCAACCAGTTTGAGACTGGAACAAGCGGTGGTTCCACTGATCTTAAAGCTAGAAGATCTTGGGAG GATCGAATATTTAACAATCATTACAAGCGCAGCAGCCCCTCCGAACGTGTCAAATATGGCGTGCTAAACATAG tTGGTGATCCCCTTGGTGTACGAAGCTGTATTAATTACGGCGATTCCTTTTTGCAG CTAAAGAAAGTTCGTCTTCGTACAACGTTCGCCTCAATGGATACTTCAGGAAGTGGAGTGAAGTTATCGTGCTGTGAACATTATGAAAATGTCATGTACGCGTACAGCGACCCCGAGATTACCGCg ATCATTGATGTTGCCACGGGAAAGGTTCCTTTTCGTAGATCAGATTGCATCTCCCATTACAAAGAG GTTCAGATCCATGGACCCGTGAGCCTATCAGAAAATGTCGAATGTATTGTAGTGAACGCTCGCCACCAAGCAGACACGCGAATAGGGAGCCTCCTGGACCTGTTTGTGGAGCGAAACAAATGTAACCTTATTTGGATGGACCCTGATGACCTCACTGGGTTAGTACCTACTCCACATGGTGCCTTTGGACATCATTTGAGCGCTGGATCACTCTCCGGTTCTCTTGGAAGGAGAAGATCTTTAGGACGCACGACAACTCGTAAACGGCGGAAGCGATGA
- the LOC140927701 gene encoding uncharacterized protein: protein MASKLMQLIETRTKRPVLDESDLKVSSHWKLIKSAIKKEHGDDPKKLDEKQALNVGHGVHPVQSLASEEEIAFVAFSSLNNNFVGIDREGNASVYLTTGYTEAVDTNILKGPICGIVYAKKTRFYAAWGLDENIRLLSDGFKLVSMATSLSRIFSGVYNETTNEIITGGVGNITCWSFRYGAKFLLQRKVLSECLPATSIISILCLEDTPSRSQRCFAVYHNNVIVYNLLNGSCEGHLKELHPREITTALFFNPLKYLVTGAKDGSIKVWDDKGNIKIIFVGHLKSVNTLAVYPFGTYIMSGSSDCTIRVWSLDTADEVDRISTREPVFGLGTIVGKNDLYSFGSKSIELWRIEHIHSVFAAIGSKVKSIKTTTHPRMPLRLVCTCSDATVRLLSPGSGECITTMLLPSMSITADVAYAAAENLLFTLLSDGRILKASTLTNPCKLLQEWDIKTNPDVPSPCSCLCLYEYVVEDELGGDSWGDLVTILKSKKRAEELESKGQTNAYDRTLLLGGCLDGMIVLFEWQNDSAPGKVSFKVEAHRDEVITMVANPAVDQVISAGLDHAIKIWRLFPFAEEALAPLMTLYCHETPRRLTVAHHKLCAAFHEPATASYNIVVFKTTQKKRFDHDSDLDHMDDVTGLTSCSKMRLFASCSADGSVRIWDESNKLLRVIKLNATPNSISFCSQKGDLIVGIGKHLHKINYATYIPQSYIYRMVAMDFRRVASEGPIEIDSDIKAGLTSEECQRLNRVKSSLHKYSRFKDRLPQDEMDEKIQEEERRSQAFSKIQERESELRKLRDGTYEFSRKRQNIDLDTVRGEAFDRYLEIFYKRPCIDLPDDDLEDENGYEEEEEPYAPDRGNGFFSISRQSTRSKKGEASSSEKSAPKAPIMSLSMSEFEPIQLKDDARDTPVLPTSKEQDELSRSERPFTLDTESEIFSHEETSSRISHSAPSHRQDFRSHPIEPPLVNRDRDRYVVDVPKSDRYPSPSQSRQLVSQRLSRLASSADDGDEDTFVIAPDGFIPNSVVVAMFKDLREEGTEETDTWKPPQLTAEQLAELESRKKKLPKSPESPKEKRSRTKSKFADQLQLALRDIPSPEPLDDSELLRSPTPTPPPSPPPAKEPSPPRTPSPKKEIKPLKPIEKLVTRPKPPTPQPTPPPPKEPTPTPPPPPPTPLPSFITQFKGTLWFENFFSDGNSDSFPKTVDSFVELLLSLIQKTPDHEMKTQICAPVMLLHRQEGLSRQTCEKVNRTMMAELNIPDPPTAHGSAQAKQYLRAALQLSHTMRVYEVSFVAELMAQFIDGDEEIRSFVRELLASIGVPDTANYFAKELDLFDTTGIPENRRKARVKDMCVQWLNKWLAQFREHIRSLAGKISRAQAGSVVKGTKTPRTPSSIKGILKTDKGGPERTASVTSKPSSISFDVEALGGKAADTATPAEAINYFCEIRMEEELERARLRTCEKTPIQVQDNSRNTVLVLPKIHSKRSLARLGETHCSHCHPERETSLALAFPLPTIYQTRRSVVLNNMVLHLKTLTLNPFPDEADEAIYEPAKHSQLLTLRSSQKYFFPSQSYVETASETESLSEQIRKVLL from the exons ATGGCTAGCAAACTTATGCAACTCATCGAAACACGGACGAAACGACCCGTGCTTGACGAatcagacttaaaagttagctCGCATTGGAAACTAATCAAATCCGCGATAAAAAAAGAACACGGCGATGACCCGAAGAAACTCGATGAGAAACAGGCTTTGAATGTGGGACATGGTGTTCATCCGGTGCAATCTTTAGCGTCTGAAGAAGAAATCGCCTTTGTGGCTTTCAGTTCTCTTAATAACAACTTTGTTGGAATTGACAGAGAGGGAAACGCTTCTGTATATTTGACAACTGGTTATACGGAAGCCGTCGACACCAACATCCTCAAAGGTCCCATTTGCGGAATAGTGTATGCTAAGAAAACGAGATTCTATGCTGCCTGGGGACTTGATGAAAACATCAGA TTACTGTCAGATGGCTTTAAACTTGTCAGCATGGCAACCTCTCTTAGTAGAATATTCAG TGGTGTGTATAATGAGACAACAAATGAGATCATAACTGGAGGAGTTGGAAATATCACC TGCTGGAGCTTTAGATATGGGGCAAAGTTTCTACTTCAGCGGAAAGTTTTGTCA GAATGTTTGCCAGCAACCAGCATTATTTCAATCCTGTGTTTAGAAGACACACCCAGCAGATCTCAACGATGTTTTGCAGTTTATCACAATAATGTGATCGTTTACAACCTCCTGAATGGCTCCTGCGAGGGTCACCTTAAAGAGCTGCATCCCCGAGAAATAACCACTGCCCTGTTCTTCAATCCACTGAAG TACCTTGTAACCGGGGCAAAGGATGGGTCGATAAAAGTCTGGGACGACAAAGGGAACATCAAAATCATCTTTGTCGGACATTTAAAGTCAGTTAACACTCTAGCAGTTTACCCGTTTGGTACGTACATCATGTCAGGATCAAGCGACTGTACCATCAGAGTCTGGAGTTTGGATACTGCTGATGAAGTGGATCGCATAAGCACCAGGGAACCTGTCTTTGGATTGGGAACAATCGTAGGAAAAAATGACTTGTATTCGTTTGGAAGTAAATCGATTGAGTTGTGGAGAATTGAGCATATTCATAGCGTCTTTGCAGCTATTGG GAGCAAGGTAAAATCCATCAAAACTACGACACATCCAAGG ATGCCATTGAGACTGGTGTGCACTTGCAGTGACGCAACAGTTCGCCTATTGTCCCCAGGCTCCGGGGAGTGCATCACGACCATGCTGTTACCCAGTATGAGTATAACTGCTGACGTGGCTTATGCTGCAGCTGAAA ATTTGCTGTTTACTTTGCTCTCAGATGGAAGAATCTTAAAGGCCTCAACGCTAACAAATCCATGTAAACTACTCCAGGAATGGGACATCAAAACCAACCCAGATG TTCCAAGTCCGTGCAGCTGTCTTTGCCTTTATGAATATGTGGTTGAG GATGAACTTGGAGGGGATTCCTGGGGAGATTTAGTGACCATCCTCAAATCGAAGAAAAGAGCCGAAGAGCTTGAGAGCAAAGGTCAAACAAACGCTTACGACCGAACTCTGTTGCTTGGTGGCTGTCTTGATGGAATGATCGTACTGTTTGAGTGGCAGAATGATAGTGCACCAGGCAAAGTCTCCTTTAAAGTAGAG gCTCACAGAGATGAGGTGATTACTATGGTAGCAAATCCAGCTGTAGACCAAGTCATATCAGCTGGCCTAG ATCATGCGATCAAGATTTGGCGCCTTTTCCCTTTTGCTGAGGAGGCCCTGGCACCTCTGATGACCTTGTACTGCCATGAAACCCCTCGACGTCTGACCGTAGCGCACCACAAACTTTGCGCGGCGTTCCACGAACCTGCTACTGCTTCGTATAATATCGTAGTGTTCAAAACTACTCAAAAGA AGCGGTTTGATCATGATAGTGATTTGGACCAtatggatgacgtcacgggacTTACCAGCTGCTCCAAGATGAGGCTGTTTGCGTCATGCAGCGCTGACGGCTCCGTGAGGATCTGGGATGAGTCCAACAAACTTCTGCGCGTTATAAAGTTGAATGCCACTCCCAATAGCATCAGCTTTTGCAGTCAGAAGGGAGATCTTATAGTGGGCATTGGCAAACATCTACATAAGATTAACTATGCCACTT ACATTCCCCAATCATATATTTACCGAATGGTAGCGATGGATTTCCGACGGGTCGCCTCCGAGGGACCAATCGAGATCGACTCGGACATCAAAGCTGGTCTAACATCCGAGGAATGTCAGCGTCTGAACCGAGTCAAGTCGTCCTTGCACAAATACAGCCGCTTTAAAGACAGGCTACCACAGGATGAAATGGACGAAAAAATTCAggaggaagaaagaagaagcCAG GCGTTTTCCAAAATCCAAGAACGCGAGAGCGAATTGCGTAAACTTCGCGATGGAACCTACGAATTTAGCCGGAAACGACAAAACATCGACCTAGACACAGTCCGTGGAGAAGCGTTCGACAGATACTTGGAAATCTTCTACAAACGACCTTGTATCGACCTTCCAGACGACGATTTAGAGGACGAAAATGGTTATGAAGAGGAAGAAGAGCCATACGCTCCCGACAGAGGAAACGGATTTTTTTCAATAAGCAGACAGTCGACAAGATCCAAGAAGGGGGAGGCTTCTTCCTCTGAAAAATCCGCTCCGAAAGCGCCGATCATGAGTCTGTCCATGTCTGAGTTCGAGCCCATACAATTAAAAGACGATGCCAGAGACACACCTGTGTTACCCACAAGCAAAGAGCAGGATGAATTGTCAAG ATCTGAACGCCCTTTTACCTTAGACACAGAGAGTGAGATTTTTTCTCACGAGGAAACAAGTTCCAGGATATCCCACTCGGCGCCTTCTCACAGACAGGACTTCCGAAGTCATCCGATAGAACCACCGCTGGTGAATCGGGACCGCGATCGATACGTGGTCGACGTGCCGAAGTCTGATCGGTACCCGTCGCCGAGTCAATCTCGCCAGCTTGTATCGCAAAGACTCTCGCGACTGGCCTCTTCGGCTGATGACGGAGACGAGGACACGTTCGTAATTGCGCCCGATGGTTTTATTCCGAACTCTGTGGTTGTCGCCATGTTTAAGGATTTACGGGAAGAGGGCACGGAAGAAACAGACACCTGGAAACCACCTCAGCTCACAGCAGAACAATTAGCTGAACTGGAAAGCagaaagaag AAACTTCCAAAATCTCCAGAGAGTCCAAAAGAAAAGCGGAGCAGGACAAAGTCGAAGTTCGCTGATCAACTTCAGCTTGCTTTACGAGATATTCCATCACCAGAACCTTTGGATGATAGCGAACTGCTGAGGTCTCCCACTCCAACACCGCCCCCGTCCCCTCCCCCCGCGAAAGAACCATCTCCCCCGAGAACCCCATCCCCTAAAAAGGAAATCAAACCACTTAAACCGATTGAGAAATTAGTGACGCGCCCAAAGCCTCCAACACCACAACC GACACCCCCTCCTCCCAAGGAACCAACTCCAACCCCTCCACCTCCCCCTCCCACTCCATTACCCTCCTTCATAACTCAGTTCAAAGGAACTCTGTGGTTTGAGAACTTTTTTTCTGATGGCAACTCTGAT TCCTTCCCGAAGACAGTAGACAGCTTTGTAGAACTACTACTGAGTCTGATTCAGAAGACACCTGACCACGAAATGAAGACACAGATCTGTGCT CCTGTCATGCTATTACATCGCCAAGAAGGACTTAGTCGCCAAACGTGTGAGAAAGTCAACCGGACCATGATGGCTGAATTGAATATCCCGGATCCACCTACTGCCCATGGCTCGGCCCAGGCTAAGCAGTATTTACGCGCTGCTCTGCAGCTGTCACACACAATGAGGGTATATGAAGTGTCTTTTGTGGCCGAACTGATGGCTCAGTTTATCGATGGAGATGAGGAGATCAG GAGTTTTGTACGGGAGTTGTTAGCCTCGATCGGAGTCCCAGATACAGCAAATTACTTTGCAAAAGAATTGGATTTATTCGATACCACG GGTATTCCTGAAAACAGAAGAAAGGCGCGTGTAAAAGACATGTGTGTTCAGTGGCTTAACAAATGGCTTGCTCAGTTTAGGGAACATATCCGTTCCCTGGCAGGAAAGATCAGCCGCGCACAGGCTGGAAGTGTCGTCAA AGGGACCAAGACTCCAAGGACACCTAGTTCAATCAAGGGTATCTTAAAAACTGATAAAGGAGGCCCGGAG AGGACAGCATCAGTGACGTCCAAACCGTCAAGCA TCTCATTTGATGTCGAGGCTCTGGGAGGCAAAGCCGCTGACACAGCAACACCAGCAGAAGCGATTAACTACTTCTGTGAGATCAGAATGGAGGAGGAACTGGAACGAGCACGCTTGCGGACTTGTGAAAAGACTCCCATTCAGGTTCAGGACAATTCCAGAAACACGGTTCTCGTTCTTCCAAAGATACACAG taaGCGTAGCCTAGCTCGTTTGGGAGAAACACACTGCAGCCATTGCCACCCAGAAAGAGAAACATCTCTTGCGCTAG CTTTTCCGCTGCCTACAATTTACCAAACGCGTCGCAGCGTGGTTTTAAACAACATGGTGCTTCATCTAAAAACCCTAACCCTGAATCCATTTCCCGACGAAGCCGATGAAGCAATTTACGAACCAGCCAAGCATTCTCAACTGCTGACTCTCCGTTCCTCGCAGAAGTATTTCTTTCCGAGCCAGTCATATGTTGAGACAGCTTCTGAAACTGAAAGCCTCTCTGAACAGATTAGAAAGGTTCTGCTGTAG